In one window of Bdellovibrio bacteriovorus W DNA:
- a CDS encoding fimbrial assembly protein (COG3168 Tfp pilus assembly protein PilP) has protein sequence MKSVRWIMSYILVATLGLWLAFAVSMKVMTPARSQDAPTSGDLPEEFLKEIESTQVPGGEKKAEAPTKPAQQEPVAEEEPPAPPIQPMVETGGGDPNMGYGDGATASQPPMNENYSDGYFYDPSGKRDPFIPFKVIRPQQADTGGLNEVLEPLQRWELERLQVVGILWEVKTPRAMIRDPDGVVFTITKNSKIGRNEGFVAAIREGEVVILETRYEEGKAIKEPRIMEFRK, from the coding sequence ATGAAGTCTGTAAGATGGATTATGTCTTACATTTTAGTGGCAACTCTCGGACTTTGGCTGGCTTTTGCAGTCAGTATGAAAGTTATGACTCCAGCTCGCTCTCAAGACGCTCCGACGAGTGGTGATTTGCCGGAAGAGTTTCTAAAGGAAATTGAGTCCACGCAAGTTCCGGGTGGAGAAAAAAAGGCAGAGGCTCCGACTAAGCCAGCTCAGCAAGAGCCGGTTGCGGAAGAGGAACCACCTGCTCCGCCGATTCAGCCAATGGTTGAAACCGGTGGAGGAGACCCTAATATGGGTTATGGAGATGGGGCGACAGCATCTCAGCCTCCGATGAACGAAAATTATTCTGATGGTTATTTTTATGATCCGTCTGGCAAGAGAGACCCATTTATTCCTTTTAAAGTGATTCGTCCACAGCAGGCCGACACTGGAGGATTGAATGAAGTGCTAGAACCTCTGCAAAGATGGGAATTAGAGCGTCTTCAAGTTGTAGGAATTCTTTGGGAAGTAAAAACACCAAGAGCGATGATTCGCGACCCAGATGGGGTTGTTTTTACTATCACTAAGAATTCAAAAATTGGCCGTAACGAAGGATTTGTGGCGGCCATCCGTGAGGGTGAAGTCGTAATCTTGGAAACAAGATACGAAGAAGGCAAGGCGATAAAAGAGCCTCGCATCATGGAATTTAGAAAGTAG
- a CDS encoding ABC-type phosphonate transport protein, ATP-binding protein (COG1131 ABC-type multidrug transport system, ATPase component) — protein MSILAVEKLNKTFKGGLFEKKRHVLKDVSFSLPAGETSGFVGNNGSGKTTTIKCLFDFIHPDSGEILFFNQKLNSDLRVKIGYLPERPYLYEFLTGMELLRLHWNLCYGGSQKNFIEEAHAALKRVDLYHAKDRRLRTYSKGMLQRVGIAQAILTRPELIILDEPMSGLDPDGRSLVKDILKAEKERGVSIFFSSHLLQDMEELCSHLIVINEGSILYDGQLKSFMAEYQNLETAFSVSKKSRGSDV, from the coding sequence ATGAGTATTCTGGCGGTTGAAAAATTAAATAAAACTTTTAAGGGTGGGCTATTTGAAAAAAAACGCCACGTCTTAAAAGATGTCAGCTTCTCTCTACCAGCAGGCGAGACGTCGGGGTTTGTTGGTAATAACGGCTCTGGAAAAACGACGACTATTAAATGTCTCTTTGATTTCATCCATCCAGACTCTGGAGAGATTCTCTTTTTTAATCAGAAACTCAACTCAGACTTAAGAGTCAAGATTGGCTACTTACCTGAGCGGCCCTATCTCTATGAGTTTCTTACAGGTATGGAGCTTTTACGCCTTCATTGGAATTTATGTTATGGCGGAAGTCAGAAGAACTTCATTGAGGAAGCTCATGCTGCTTTAAAGCGTGTCGATCTATATCACGCAAAAGATCGACGCCTCAGAACGTATTCCAAAGGAATGTTACAAAGAGTGGGGATTGCACAGGCGATTCTGACGAGACCAGAATTGATTATCTTAGATGAACCGATGTCGGGTTTAGATCCTGATGGACGCAGTCTAGTGAAAGATATCCTGAAGGCCGAGAAAGAGCGCGGAGTGAGTATCTTTTTCAGCAGTCACCTTCTTCAAGATATGGAAGAGCTCTGCTCTCATTTAATCGTCATCAACGAAGGCAGTATCCTTTACGATGGCCAGTTGAAGTCTTTTATGGCTGAGTATCAAAATCTTGAAACTGCTTTTTCAGTTTCAAAGAAATCAAGGGGCAGTGATGTATAA
- a CDS encoding fimbrial assembly protein (COG4796 Type II secretory pathway, component HofQ) — protein MKGFIRLLILSSLLASLTSCVSQPIDDDDFALEDMSGPAKTASSSSGDFDEDFADFEESDSAPKAQANNSDMSIEDEFSDADVAPPSQNTASNESQDPFAGDDSFEDPFANNNVAEAPQADIPSESSDFDAFQSDVATSEPAPEPAFESTPSESFSSMPAAGGPVANITDLQFKSNEAGGTVIVRGDQPLHYVTRSNPDLRQFIIEVDNVNLPDRLKRSLNTRDIKGSVGAIDAYQSPGSTIARFVIQLREGVEEPAVQIEGNSLLIVANGSASSSDSQAGYEQAVSGEEKILPSQNLTEFLAGNTQFYGKKISIETNNMDIRDALNFITEESGVNMVISEDVRGNVSLKLRQVPWDQALVVLMQSRKLGYTRQGNVLRIAPLQDLKAEEDDATKLQQARKNIEPLKVRMFPVSYARVEELEKKIKDFLGDRGRVVGDVRTNSLVVTDIDENIERAAKLIASLDTQPPQVLIESKIVEAQESFTRNIGINWGATGAPIKLGNTARGPVNMNPAFNINPTAAVPGNLNFNVNVGTLDLFGTLQAALSLSESQGQVKILSAPRIMTMSNEKADINQTTEEPVRQVTQNGTATQETFQFKPLTLKLEVTPQVTADASVIMKVTVNRQFRGADVSSAGQGAFAVNSREANTRVLVKNGQTAVIGGIYQSDAVENENGVPWFRELPIVSYLFKTKNVTRNKSELLVFLTPRIIGPLIGSSVSPETQDF, from the coding sequence ATGAAAGGATTCATTAGGCTTTTGATCCTGAGTTCATTGTTAGCGTCTTTAACATCTTGCGTGAGTCAGCCCATCGATGATGATGACTTTGCATTAGAAGATATGTCAGGCCCGGCGAAGACAGCCTCTTCGTCATCGGGCGATTTTGATGAAGACTTCGCTGACTTTGAAGAAAGTGACTCTGCACCGAAGGCTCAAGCAAATAATTCGGATATGTCTATCGAAGACGAGTTTTCAGATGCGGACGTAGCTCCTCCATCTCAAAATACCGCTTCCAATGAATCGCAAGACCCGTTTGCTGGGGATGATTCATTTGAAGATCCATTTGCTAATAATAATGTAGCAGAAGCTCCTCAAGCGGATATTCCTAGCGAAAGTTCTGACTTCGATGCATTCCAATCAGACGTTGCGACTTCAGAGCCAGCTCCAGAACCAGCATTTGAAAGCACTCCATCCGAGAGCTTTTCTTCTATGCCGGCAGCAGGTGGTCCTGTAGCGAATATCACGGATTTGCAATTTAAATCTAATGAGGCGGGTGGAACTGTTATCGTTCGTGGAGATCAACCTCTTCACTATGTAACTCGTTCAAATCCGGATCTGCGTCAGTTTATTATCGAAGTGGATAACGTAAATCTTCCTGATCGCTTGAAAAGATCTTTGAACACAAGAGATATCAAAGGGAGCGTGGGAGCGATTGATGCATATCAATCTCCGGGATCAACGATTGCTCGCTTTGTTATTCAATTGCGTGAAGGTGTTGAAGAGCCAGCTGTACAAATCGAAGGCAACAGTCTTCTTATCGTGGCCAATGGTTCTGCATCGAGCAGCGATTCTCAAGCGGGCTATGAGCAAGCTGTTTCAGGTGAAGAAAAGATTCTTCCAAGTCAAAACCTTACTGAGTTCTTGGCAGGCAATACGCAATTCTACGGTAAAAAGATTTCCATCGAAACAAACAATATGGATATTCGCGACGCTTTAAACTTCATCACTGAAGAAAGTGGCGTGAACATGGTTATTTCTGAAGACGTGCGTGGGAACGTAAGTTTAAAGCTTCGCCAAGTTCCTTGGGACCAGGCACTCGTAGTTCTTATGCAGTCGCGCAAGCTAGGTTACACTAGACAAGGTAATGTTCTTCGTATTGCGCCTCTTCAGGACTTAAAAGCCGAAGAAGATGATGCAACAAAACTTCAGCAAGCTCGTAAAAACATCGAACCTCTAAAGGTTCGTATGTTCCCAGTGAGCTACGCAAGAGTGGAAGAGCTTGAAAAGAAAATCAAAGATTTCTTGGGTGATCGTGGACGTGTTGTCGGCGATGTACGCACAAACTCTTTGGTTGTGACTGATATCGATGAGAATATTGAAAGAGCTGCGAAGCTTATTGCAAGCTTAGACACTCAGCCACCACAAGTTTTGATCGAATCAAAAATTGTCGAAGCACAAGAGTCTTTCACTCGTAATATTGGTATTAACTGGGGGGCAACGGGTGCGCCTATTAAGTTAGGGAATACGGCTCGTGGTCCAGTGAATATGAACCCAGCGTTTAATATCAACCCGACGGCGGCAGTTCCAGGAAACTTGAACTTCAACGTGAACGTGGGAACACTTGATCTTTTTGGAACGCTTCAGGCTGCATTATCTCTGTCGGAAAGCCAAGGGCAGGTAAAAATTCTCTCAGCTCCTCGTATTATGACGATGTCGAACGAAAAAGCCGATATCAATCAGACGACAGAAGAGCCAGTTCGTCAGGTGACTCAGAACGGGACAGCGACGCAAGAAACTTTCCAGTTCAAGCCTTTGACTTTAAAATTAGAGGTAACGCCTCAGGTGACAGCAGATGCTTCTGTCATTATGAAAGTGACTGTGAATCGTCAATTCCGTGGTGCTGACGTTTCAAGTGCAGGGCAAGGTGCTTTTGCGGTCAATAGCCGAGAAGCCAACACTCGAGTTCTTGTTAAAAACGGCCAGACAGCAGTTATCGGTGGTATTTATCAAAGTGATGCTGTCGAGAACGAAAACGGTGTACCTTGGTTCCGTGAATTGCCAATTGTTAGCTACCTGTTTAAGACTAAAAACGTAACTCGTAATAAGTCAGAGTTGCTTGTGTTCCTAACTCCAAGAATTATCGGTCCTTTGATCGGGAGTTCTGTGAGTCCTGAAACTCAAGATTTCTAA
- a CDS encoding hypothetical protein (COG1917 Uncharacterized conserved protein, contains double-stranded beta-helix domain), whose amino-acid sequence MIITRWQAPIVPSKEQLHMILESEGLEPYDEIYEPNTKIKEHRHPFAEIRIVVSGEMVFNISGNQFVLRAGDRVEIPGNTKHSHTSQGEQPCVCVCAQRAI is encoded by the coding sequence ATGATTATCACCCGTTGGCAGGCGCCAATCGTTCCAAGCAAGGAACAACTACATATGATCTTAGAGTCAGAAGGACTTGAGCCTTATGACGAGATCTATGAACCCAATACTAAAATTAAAGAACATAGACACCCATTTGCGGAAATCCGCATCGTTGTCTCTGGCGAGATGGTTTTTAATATTTCCGGCAATCAATTTGTTTTAAGAGCTGGTGATAGAGTCGAAATCCCTGGGAACACCAAACATTCCCATACATCACAAGGTGAGCAACCTTGTGTTTGCGTTTGCGCTCAGCGCGCTATCTAA
- a CDS encoding recombination factor protein RarA (COG2256 ATPase related to the helicase subunit of the Holliday junction resolvase): MDLFSSSKAAQSNSPLSEILRPKTLDDIYGQEKTLGKTSKLGQMLRKGYLPSLIIWGPPGTGKTTFALALSNHFKAHFENINAVDSGVKTLRDIGEKGRDRRIQFQQKTVLFVDEIHRFNKSQQDVLLPFVEKGDVVLVGATTENPSYELNRALLSRCRVVVFERLGESDLQKIVERAEAHYNWKVLDVLTDEALKNLIEYSDGDARRLINSLEIIHTYSKDEEVKLDVSEMRELLQQNPLGYDKNSEMHYDLISAFIKSIRGSDADAAVYYLARMIDGGEDPIFIARRLIVLASEDIGNADPRAISVAVAGLQAVEAIGLPEGAISLSQVTTYLASCPKSNASYMALNKAKELVEKTRTLPVPLHLRSSSTALSKDLGYGKGYKYPHNYPSGWAEQDYLPEEVSDAQLYEPTNRGFEKNIRDYMNWMKGQKDS; the protein is encoded by the coding sequence ATGGATTTGTTTTCTAGCTCAAAAGCCGCACAATCTAACTCGCCTCTTTCAGAAATCCTTCGACCGAAGACTCTAGATGATATCTATGGGCAAGAAAAGACTTTGGGGAAAACCTCTAAGCTCGGGCAAATGCTTCGCAAGGGCTATCTGCCGAGTTTGATAATTTGGGGACCTCCAGGGACTGGAAAAACCACCTTTGCCTTGGCGCTATCGAATCACTTTAAAGCCCACTTTGAAAATATCAATGCGGTGGACTCGGGTGTTAAAACACTGCGTGATATCGGAGAGAAGGGGCGCGACCGACGCATTCAGTTTCAACAAAAGACGGTGCTGTTTGTGGACGAGATCCATCGCTTTAATAAATCTCAGCAAGACGTTCTTCTGCCTTTTGTTGAAAAAGGGGATGTTGTCCTTGTTGGTGCCACTACAGAAAATCCGAGTTATGAACTGAATCGAGCACTTTTAAGTCGCTGCCGAGTGGTTGTCTTTGAGCGACTTGGCGAATCGGATCTGCAAAAAATCGTTGAGCGCGCTGAGGCTCACTATAATTGGAAAGTCCTCGATGTTCTAACGGATGAGGCTTTAAAAAATCTTATAGAATATTCTGATGGGGATGCGCGGAGGCTTATTAATAGCCTTGAGATCATTCATACCTATAGTAAAGACGAAGAAGTTAAATTAGACGTCAGTGAGATGCGAGAACTCTTGCAGCAGAATCCTCTGGGGTACGACAAGAACTCTGAGATGCACTATGACCTGATATCAGCGTTTATTAAAAGTATCCGTGGAAGTGATGCGGATGCTGCCGTTTATTACCTAGCAAGAATGATTGATGGTGGCGAAGACCCTATATTCATCGCCAGAAGATTAATTGTCTTGGCTTCCGAAGATATTGGCAATGCAGATCCACGGGCGATTTCTGTGGCTGTGGCAGGATTGCAGGCTGTCGAAGCTATTGGACTTCCTGAGGGAGCGATCTCTCTAAGTCAGGTAACAACTTATTTAGCTTCTTGCCCAAAATCAAACGCCTCTTACATGGCTTTGAATAAAGCGAAGGAGTTAGTAGAAAAAACAAGAACTCTTCCTGTTCCTTTGCATTTACGTTCTTCAAGCACTGCTCTGTCTAAAGACTTAGGTTATGGTAAAGGCTATAAATACCCCCATAACTATCCATCTGGTTGGGCGGAACAAGATTATCTTCCAGAAGAAGTTTCCGACGCTCAACTCTATGAGCCTACAAATAGAGGGTTTGAGAAGAACATCCGCGACTATATGAATTGGATGAAGGGGCAGAAGGACAGCTAG
- a CDS encoding leader peptidase (prepilin peptidase) (COG1989 Type II secretory pathway, prepilin signal peptidase PulO and related peptidases), with translation MFNSDFPFYVLFFVLGAIFGSFGNVIIYRLPKDESVVKPASHCQNCKKGVRWFDNIPILSWFILRGKCRHCGAKFSFRYPFVEFLMAALFAGAFYYFGLSWNLFEALLFIFGLVVCTFIDFDHMILPDEFTLSGIVIGLVGAALNPHREFLDAFLGVLMGGGFLWAMAYVYYLLTKQEGMGGGDIKLLGWIGAVLGWKAIPFVILISAVVGSVVGLAMATRQKAGLKTVIPFGPYLALAALFYLFGGEAIAIWYLDLFLPGL, from the coding sequence TTGTTTAATTCTGATTTTCCCTTCTACGTTCTTTTTTTTGTATTGGGCGCTATTTTTGGTAGCTTTGGAAATGTTATTATTTATCGACTTCCCAAGGATGAAAGTGTCGTTAAACCCGCAAGTCACTGCCAAAACTGTAAGAAGGGTGTGCGCTGGTTTGATAATATTCCTATATTAAGCTGGTTTATCTTGCGTGGAAAATGCCGTCATTGCGGAGCTAAGTTTTCTTTTCGCTATCCTTTTGTCGAGTTTCTGATGGCAGCTCTTTTTGCCGGAGCTTTTTATTATTTCGGTCTCTCTTGGAATCTTTTTGAAGCTCTCTTATTTATTTTCGGATTAGTGGTTTGTACTTTTATCGACTTTGACCACATGATTTTACCAGACGAGTTCACTCTTTCGGGCATTGTCATCGGTTTGGTAGGGGCAGCTTTAAATCCTCACCGTGAGTTCTTGGATGCTTTCTTGGGTGTTCTCATGGGGGGAGGCTTTTTGTGGGCCATGGCCTATGTCTATTACCTCCTTACTAAGCAAGAGGGGATGGGCGGCGGAGATATTAAACTTCTTGGTTGGATCGGGGCGGTCCTTGGGTGGAAGGCAATTCCTTTCGTAATCCTTATTTCCGCTGTGGTGGGAAGTGTTGTGGGATTGGCTATGGCGACTCGCCAGAAAGCTGGACTTAAGACAGTGATTCCTTTCGGACCCTATCTTGCCTTAGCAGCCTTATTCTATCTGTTTGGTGGAGAGGCCATTGCTATTTGGTATTTAGACCTCTTCCTTCCAGGTCTTTAA
- a CDS encoding fimbrial assembly membrane protein (COG3166 Tfp pilus assembly protein PilN), whose translation MIKINLVSSAALTAASAASASLGISTGGFVSSEEIRKEALKRLVLLLVGPLGLMIYENQNIPGKQASLNAKTQMLSELQSYNARQADSVAEIKKFKEDEALIEARITALEKISKDRQRETRVLELLQNVIPEKAWLTRIQLNPDRVNVQGVALSDFEVSQFLDALSRSVFLLDVNLVSSSELNQDGMMLKKFEISCLLERRNE comes from the coding sequence ATGATTAAGATTAATCTTGTTTCTTCCGCAGCTTTAACGGCAGCTAGTGCAGCTAGTGCTTCTCTTGGAATTTCAACAGGTGGATTTGTTTCTTCTGAAGAGATTCGTAAAGAGGCGCTGAAGAGGCTTGTGTTGTTACTTGTGGGACCATTGGGGTTGATGATTTATGAAAATCAAAATATTCCAGGAAAACAAGCCAGTTTAAATGCAAAGACACAGATGCTTTCTGAGTTGCAGAGCTATAATGCTCGACAGGCAGACTCGGTTGCAGAGATTAAAAAGTTTAAAGAAGATGAAGCTCTGATCGAAGCCCGTATTACGGCTTTAGAAAAAATCTCGAAAGATCGTCAACGTGAAACTCGCGTTTTAGAGCTTCTTCAAAATGTAATTCCTGAAAAAGCATGGCTGACTAGAATTCAGCTAAATCCAGATCGTGTGAATGTGCAAGGAGTCGCCTTGAGTGATTTCGAAGTATCACAGTTTCTGGATGCTCTTTCGAGAAGTGTTTTCTTATTGGATGTGAACTTGGTCAGCTCAAGCGAGTTGAATCAGGATGGGATGATGCTTAAAAAGTTTGAGATCAGTTGTTTATTGGAGAGACGCAATGAATAA
- a CDS encoding fimbrial assembly membrane protein (COG4972 Tfp pilus assembly protein, ATPase PilM), with the protein MFFKSKKVIGLDIGTSSIKLAEMDVSGKGAQLLSFGFAPTPPNSVSGGEIVDISSVGIAIQSLVQEIASKRKAVATAMWGTAVIVKKITIPKIDKKLVQDQIRFEAEQYIPFDINNISLAHHVLSYSASPDTMDVLLIAAQNELVGQYTQVIEMSGMNCSVLDVSGFALANSFELNYGKFPGEVIGLLNFGASITNFVVIQNGEVIFCRDIPVGGANYTNEIHKAMGVTVAEAEALKLSAVSRREVPDEVHSVISATNEAVTEEIRNSLDFLSATTNGLVLNRCLYTGGSSATSGLIETVSRITGIYMEPFNPFLKIQANPKKFSPDYLEQISPFAGVVTGLALRQVGDS; encoded by the coding sequence GTGTTTTTTAAATCGAAGAAGGTTATCGGACTTGATATTGGTACAAGCTCTATCAAGTTAGCTGAAATGGATGTCAGCGGCAAAGGAGCACAGCTTCTGTCTTTTGGCTTTGCCCCCACTCCACCGAACTCTGTGTCGGGAGGAGAGATCGTTGATATTTCTTCAGTCGGAATAGCTATTCAGTCTCTTGTTCAAGAAATTGCTTCCAAAAGAAAAGCTGTTGCCACGGCGATGTGGGGAACAGCGGTCATTGTTAAGAAAATCACAATTCCAAAGATAGATAAAAAGCTCGTTCAAGATCAAATTCGATTCGAAGCCGAGCAGTATATTCCTTTCGATATTAATAATATCAGTCTTGCCCATCACGTACTTTCCTATAGCGCTTCCCCAGACACTATGGACGTATTGTTGATTGCTGCGCAAAATGAACTAGTGGGTCAGTACACACAAGTCATCGAGATGAGTGGAATGAATTGTTCCGTTCTTGATGTGAGTGGCTTTGCTTTGGCAAACTCCTTTGAGTTGAACTATGGCAAGTTCCCTGGTGAAGTCATTGGACTTTTAAACTTCGGAGCTTCCATTACGAATTTCGTAGTCATTCAAAATGGTGAAGTGATCTTCTGCCGTGATATTCCAGTGGGCGGTGCGAACTACACCAATGAAATTCATAAGGCAATGGGGGTTACAGTCGCCGAGGCTGAAGCACTCAAACTCAGTGCTGTTTCACGCCGCGAAGTTCCTGATGAAGTTCATAGCGTTATCAGCGCCACGAACGAAGCTGTTACCGAAGAGATTCGCAATAGTTTAGACTTCTTAAGTGCGACGACAAATGGATTGGTTTTAAATCGCTGCCTATATACAGGCGGAAGTTCGGCAACATCCGGGCTGATTGAAACTGTTTCGCGTATTACGGGTATTTATATGGAACCGTTTAATCCGTTCCTTAAAATCCAAGCGAATCCTAAAAAGTTTTCTCCTGATTACCTTGAACAAATCAGTCCGTTTGCAGGGGTAGTAACTGGCTTGGCTCTAAGGCAAGTGGGTGACTCATGA
- a CDS encoding pilus biogenesis protein and ABC-type transporter (COG1277 ABC-type transport system involved in multi-copper enzyme maturation, permease component) yields MYKVLTLALTTFREQIRERLFLVVIIIAAALLGLSFLLGALSFAEQTKILTDFGFLAVEITSLGVALFSGAYLIAKEIEKQTCLLILARPISRSQFILGKYLGLLFLITLFNFAISLVLWILLGLWKTPEQFGAFISISLSLWLESAVVLSFVLFWSLVVRPVLALGAGVGLFLLGHWLEDLKFFANKSGDEVFIFMADAAVWVTPQFYRSNWKSAYFLEKGIPLENVTWMILHLCAWIVIYVLASNFVFRRKDIV; encoded by the coding sequence ATGTATAAGGTTCTGACCCTTGCGCTTACAACCTTTCGCGAACAAATTCGCGAAAGACTATTTTTAGTTGTTATCATCATTGCCGCAGCTCTCTTGGGGCTAAGCTTCTTGTTGGGAGCCTTGTCGTTTGCTGAACAAACAAAGATTTTAACGGACTTTGGTTTTTTGGCGGTAGAGATTACTTCATTAGGTGTGGCTTTGTTTTCTGGCGCCTACCTTATTGCTAAAGAGATCGAAAAACAGACCTGCCTGCTTATTTTGGCGCGGCCCATTTCACGAAGTCAGTTTATTTTGGGTAAATACTTAGGCCTTTTATTTCTGATCACTCTTTTCAACTTTGCGATCAGCTTGGTTCTTTGGATACTTTTAGGGCTGTGGAAAACTCCTGAGCAGTTCGGTGCTTTCATATCTATTAGTCTATCTCTGTGGCTTGAAAGTGCCGTTGTGTTAAGTTTTGTTCTGTTTTGGAGTTTAGTAGTGCGCCCAGTTCTAGCTTTAGGAGCTGGGGTGGGGCTTTTTCTTCTAGGGCATTGGTTGGAGGACTTAAAGTTTTTTGCCAATAAATCTGGTGATGAAGTTTTTATATTTATGGCCGACGCTGCCGTATGGGTGACGCCACAGTTTTATCGAAGCAATTGGAAGTCCGCCTATTTTTTAGAAAAAGGCATTCCCCTAGAAAACGTTACATGGATGATTTTACATCTCTGTGCGTGGATCGTTATTTATGTGTTGGCTTCGAATTTTGTTTTTAGGAGAAAAGACATTGTTTAA